The region TGTTGTGTAGTTCCATGCTGATATCAGCTTTCCTTTGTTCTCTGAAGAGGATTCAGACGAACATCGCTATCCCACCTTAATGGAAAGTTGATCACAAGTTCACAAGAAAAACGAAGATTGTGTCGTTTTGCTGTCTTGCGTTTTCTTGGATGAAAATCAAAACTATAGGTGGCATTCAAAAAGAATTTACAAACAGGATTACAATTTTTTCAAGTGGAGAGATTCTGTTTCCAGAAAACAAAAAGTAGCAAACAAAGGGAAGCAGTATGTAAATGTATAATAATGTGTATAGGAAGGGGGTTAGCACAATCTGGGAAGTGGTCTATTATGTTGAGGAGCAAGCTTCACCATTCTTGCCATCTGACCCTTCATCTCTCTGCACACTTTCTCCAGCTCCACCACTCGCCACTGCATCCTCTCCAGGTTCGTCTTCATCTCCTCCTTGTCTTCGCTCGAGCACTCTGTCTCAGTCTCATTGTTTTTGTACACCACCAGCTGATGATCTTTTCTGCCAAAATTGTGATCTTCAACCACAAACTCAATGTTTTCACTTGGAACGTTGCAACGTTGACAAGATAGTGCTTGGATCGCGATTCTTGGAGGTATCCGAGGGTTCTTGGCCAAGTCCTTGCAGGCTTCGAGGCTTAGCTTCTCGTAGTTTAGACATCTGCACAACCTTGATCTCTCCTCTAAGGAAAGAGAGGGATGAGCCTGCATATAAAAAACACGTTATTATATCTTGGATTAATTACCTAATCAATAATAATTAGGGGgggtgcattcgggtttcggttcggttttttgccaaaaccgaaccaaaaccgaatttagttcaaaatccaaactgAACCGAActcgaaaaaccaaaaaaccaaaatcgaaaaaccgaaaaccgaacttaaaaaattgaaaaatccgaacaaaaccgaaaaacccgaaaaaaaaaatcgaaaaacctgaaaaaaataaatataatataaatatatatttatatatgtgtattttattttattttatatatactaatagagtatttatatataatataaaattaataatacatataatatatattatatagtagaatatattaaaagaatatatatattatatataatataatatattaaattaatagaatatatatataattcggtttttttcttcgcccaaaccgaaccgaaccgaaaaaccgaaattttttttatttttaaaaccaaaccgaaaaaccgaaaaaaccgaaccgaatttcaaaatttcggtttggttcggttcggatattcagtttttggttttttttctCACCCCTAATAATAATGGTTCATTTACCGTGTCACAAAAATTTGTCATGACTAAGCAAATTGGCCGGTCACAGATGCAATCAATCTATCGAAAACGTCCAATAAATAAGAAACTATGTAACGTGACTCTATTGTCTTTATCTATGGAAGATCAAGCTTGTATAATACCTACCCCTCACGGCATGCTAAATAAGATTCAGGCAGTCAAAGACATTAAAAcccacacaataaaaaaaaatagtaacatATACAAAGTATataaaatagcaactatttgtACTAGGAAACAACGAGTAGTGTCCCGTGATACTACAAATTGTATATATCAATTCTTAAGTATGTACCGTGCATATATTGCTAATACAATATATACAACTTGTTTAATtagacaaaataataaaataggaggAATATAAGGCAATGCTACTATTAATGGAGTACTATTATACTTACAGGTTTTGGTTCCATTGCTGACAAACAAAAAGCTGCTGGCAGATTTTAATTAGTGGACGACAACATGAGTCATGGAATATACACACAACAACTAAGGACAAAACAAATCTATTCACCTCACTAATTAATACATGCACATCCTGgcagagaagagaagagaagagaataGTTGGGCTTAAACACAACTCACTCAAACATTTGAACCTTAACCAATGGCAAACAAAAACTCAAAATTTCTCCAACTTCAAAAAATTCGAAGTGGTGACATATTTTTGGGGAAGTCAGCCATATTAGTGGGTTTCAAGAGAAATAATTCAAAGTCAGTAAGTCCCTTTGTCTTGTATGTCAATGTTATGCATTTGTTTGTGTCCCCAGCCATCCCACACCACAAATTCCACTTTACTCTATCCAACTCACACAAACACAGATTGATGTAATCATGAAGAAATGAAAATGCTAATTAACAATATTAATTACCTGAAGATAGATATCAATTGCTCTATAAACATGATCAAAAGAATCCCTTGCACAGTCAGGCAGGCTCTCAGCAACAGCAAGAAACTTAGGCAATTTGAGGGAAGGATCAGGCCCAATCTCCCCCAAATACATATCAatcagaaaccctaatttcaccATCCTCTCCATCGACATGTCTTCATAGTGATACACAAACAATCTGATCAGCCTCACCACCAAATTCACATCATACACCCCTCCTCCGACGCCGGACACCAGAAGGTCATCCAGCTTCGCCTGATCGAGCATCCCTCCAATCAGCCGCTCCAGCGCCGCTCTCCTCTCCCGGCTGATCCCGAGCCCCGAGACCAGCTTCAGCACCCAAAAAAGCCCCCTGCAGGAGAACCCACTCCTCCCAATCACCACCACCCCGTGCACCGCCGTGTCAGCCAGCCCCCCGTACTCCGCCGGAACAGGCCTAATTCCGCCGCCGTTGGTTTTCAGATATTGCAGTAGGAATCTCGTGATGACTAAATTGCTGTTTTCGGCTCCGTAAAAGCCTAATgctttaagaaaataatgtatGATTTTAGGGTTCAAAGTTGCCATATCTAGGAACCACCACGCATAAGGTTTCCGAGACGACGGAGAAGCAGAGCTCCGAGCAGTGTCGGGGGAGgacgaggaagaggaggatgagACCGAGAGGAAATTGACGTGTGAATTCTGAGCGATCTTTGCTAGAAGAGATGACACGAGCTTGTCGACAAGGCCGCAGGTGTGGGCGTAGTCGAGGAAAGGATCACAGCTCTTGAGGCTGGCAACGACGTCGTTCCATGACCAGTGGAAGATTTCCTGAAGGAATTGCTCGGTTTGAGCTAAGAGATTGAATGGCGATTGCTTCTCCGTCATGCCTAGGAAGACTGCGCAGCAATGCAGGAGGGCTACGTTGGAGACGTTGATGGATAGGGTGCCGTTGTTGTAGCAGAATCTGGAGACTAGTTCGAATCCGGCAGCGCCACCGGGGAATTCGGCGATGTCGATGCCGGAGCTCCTGATCTGAGTTGTTTTTTTCTCTTGCTTCACTATCTTCCTCAGCTTGCCGGAATATTTGGATAGAATCCTCTGCGAGAAACAAAACCTTGTTTATATGTatacatagagagagagagagagagagtttcaCTTGTTCATTACTAGTTACCTCGGAGAGGAAGAATGTGTGTTGGCCATTGATGTGAATTTGGAGATGGCACATTTCTGACATGGTGGGAATCTGCTTTGCATTAAATGATGATTTTCTAACTTGTAGTTGTACAACTACAAGctcacctatatatatatatatatatatatatagattggtGATTGTGttaatatgtgtgtgtgtgtgaggtGCTCAAGGCAGATTTTTTCTGCAACATCAGGAGCCAGTGGAGCTGTGTATGGTATAAATATGGAAAGTGATGCATTTATGACATTCTTGAcggtttttttttataaaaaatttatactagTTTGTATTTTATGGCCCTACTGTTTTTTGTATCATTGTAAAATGAATTTGTTTTGGGGATAGGGTTGAATTTATCGCCCAAATCTGTGGTTTCTCTTTCAATTCCAAGTGGATAGATAGCGTTTCAGATTATCATCAAAGGCTGGGATAGTTGACTCAAGGAGAATTAAGGTTGCTACTTACCTTAAGGCAAGGATCGAACCAAGGCCATTTAGTTAAAGATGGACGAATCCATGTCACTCGACCACACCCTTTAAGTTTTGCGTTACAGAATATGATGATATATATACCAACTAATGAACCATAATTTGTGAATATCATTAATTAAAACAGACTGTAGTATATGTGATATCATGATATGTAGGGAATTTGTATGTCATGGGAAGATAAATACGGAAAGAGTAGTAAAATATGATAGTATTCCCTTCGTACCCTAAAAATAGGACTTTGGGGTTGGCATGAGTTTTAACACggaattgataaaaaaaatgagagaaagaaaaaagagaaaattaaTTGAAGTAGTTTTAGTGGATAATAAGACCCACTTTATTAGTTGTACGTATATGTATGGCGAAAAAGTTTTTCAAAATAGAAAGTGGACTGATTTTGCCGGAATGACTAAAATGACGAACGAAAATTATTTTTAGGATGGAGGAATTATATTTTTTACCCTTTTCTGCTATCTGCATATGCACTGAACATATATACAAGAAAATGTAGTGAAAGTTGTAAATTATATATAGACAAATTCTGTAGTCTCAAAAAGGCTGAAAGTGTAATTGCAAAATTGTTGTGAAGCAGCATCGCATTTATGATGGTCACTTGCTTTGTCACTATGTGGAAAAGCACCTCTTGAACATGTGAAACTTAGGAAGGGGccctataatatttatttggaTTATTTTGGGTCCAATTTCCAACTCCATTCTCCAACTTATTGTATTTTTATGCTCAACTGATTTATAACTTTCATGTTACATACTTATATGATTATCATTTCCTTTTGAACTTGTTACTCAATTTCTATTTGGATTTATGTTAATGTGAAAGTTCAGTTTTATgtattactataaaaatacaGCTCATCAAAATATTTTTCAGGCGAACAATATTGAACCATCTTGTTCTGCAATTTGGGATGATTTtcgttttcaaattttaatataatagtaTTTCAATTAATTGATAATGAAGCATATATAGTGATACAACCTATACGATGGAAGCCTCAACATCAGCCCAACCAGGCAGCCCGACATGCGACTCCGCCAGCCTAGACAGCATCGTGCAGCCCCGCCCATCGCCTGCTCGGTCATCACAAGCCACACAGATTCTTGATACTTTGTGGGACGATTGTGATAAGGAAGATTGACAtgccttttgtttttttttgttaagcATATATTAATGTAATCTTTTCTTTTATTGAGTGTtagattttgtcattttttttcgAGTCGTATAATCGAGATTCGAACTGCATAAAGTTTAAAATTCTTGTAAATTAGAATTCTTTATAGATGATAGTCATTGAGATATAATATCCAAAATTTTCTCAACTTCTATTCTCTCCAAATTTTGGACTAAAACCCTAGCACCTGACTAGGGTTTCAAATTTTCTTTCTTGCAATTATCGATGGGCGATCTCATGGCCTATAATATAGTTGTATAGGCATTGGCGGACACACTTGAGACCCACAAGGAGCTCAAGCCTCTACCATGAATTTTCTTGAATATTATTCTATAACGTTATTGAATATTTGAAATTTCTTGTAAGTAATTGTATAAAACGTCTATATATTAACATATCATAGAAAAATTCTCCTTTCAATTAATATTTCGAattcaaaatttagaaaatatagTCCCACCAAAAAACTTTATACGTCCACCTCTAAATATAAGTGATGGTGATGGTAATTATATAATGTCTTTGTAtaggtgatggtgatggtgatgattTTCAAGTGGTTATTGcttcagaaaataaactcgaattTAAAGGGAGGTCGATTGGAATATCCAACAATTAATGGGCCAAAAGAATCACAGGAATAAATCACCAATTACGCGTATGTTCAAAAGGtaattaatttatgtttagATCTTTATTGTATAGTGCCTTTACATGAATTAGATTCCATCGATGGGAATATACATAT is a window of Salvia splendens isolate huo1 chromosome 3, SspV2, whole genome shotgun sequence DNA encoding:
- the LOC121794591 gene encoding BTB/POZ domain-containing protein At3g19850-like, whose amino-acid sequence is MSEMCHLQIHINGQHTFFLSERILSKYSGKLRKIVKQEKKTTQIRSSGIDIAEFPGGAAGFELVSRFCYNNGTLSINVSNVALLHCCAVFLGMTEKQSPFNLLAQTEQFLQEIFHWSWNDVVASLKSCDPFLDYAHTCGLVDKLVSSLLAKIAQNSHVNFLSVSSSSSSSSPDTARSSASPSSRKPYAWWFLDMATLNPKIIHYFLKALGFYGAENSNLVITRFLLQYLKTNGGGIRPVPAEYGGLADTAVHGVVVIGRSGFSCRGLFWVLKLVSGLGISRERRAALERLIGGMLDQAKLDDLLVSGVGGGVYDVNLVVRLIRLFVYHYEDMSMERMVKLGFLIDMYLGEIGPDPSLKLPKFLAVAESLPDCARDSFDHVYRAIDIYLQAHPSLSLEERSRLCRCLNYEKLSLEACKDLAKNPRIPPRIAIQALSCQRCNVPSENIEFVVEDHNFGRKDHQLVVYKNNETETECSSEDKEEMKTNLERMQWRVVELEKVCREMKGQMARMVKLAPQHNRPLPRLC